A genomic stretch from Limanda limanda chromosome 11, fLimLim1.1, whole genome shotgun sequence includes:
- the oprd1b gene encoding opioid receptor, delta 1b translates to MEFPTLLPDDLGLFSERYAVSGTPVDVTFSEELLPLPAGSNRTNGAEGRSTSSLIIAVCITSLYSLICVVGLLGNVLVMYGVVRYTKMKTATNIYIFNLALADALATSTLPFQSAKYLMSTWPFGELLCKVVIAIDYYNMFTSIFTLTMMSVDRYIAVCHPVRALDFRTPAKAKLINICIWILASVIGVPVMIAAVTKVTDKGATACTLRFPKPEWYWDTVMKICVFIFAFVVPVLVITICYGLMILRLKSVRLLSGSKEKDRNMRRITRMVLVVVAAFIICWTPIHIFIIVKTMVDIDHKDPLVVASWHLCIALGYTNSSLNPVLYAFLDENFKRCFRDFCLPYRARLEQSSFTRARNSTREPASICAPAVTERPPA, encoded by the exons ATGGAGTTTCCCACTCTTCTCCCCGACGACCTGGGGCTTTTCAGCGAGCGCTACGCGGTGTCAGGAACTCCTGTCGATGTCACATTCTCCGAggagctgctgccgctgcctgcCGGGAGCAACCGGACCAACGGGGCTGAAGGAAGGAGTACTTCAAGTCTCATCATCGCCGTGTGCATCACTTCTCTCTACTCTCTCATTTGTGTGGTGGGACTGCTGGGAAACGTGCTCGTAATGTACGGGGTGGTCAG GTACACCAAGATGAAGACGGCTACCAACATCTACATCTTCAACCTGGCTCTCGCCGATGCCCTCGCCACCAGCACGCTGCCCTTCCAGAGCGCCAAGTACCTCATGAGCACCTGGCCCTTCGGGGAGCTGCTGTGCAAAGTGGTCATCGCCATCGACTACTACAACATGTTCACCAGCATCTTCACGCTCACCATGATGAGCGTGGACCGCTACATCGCTGTGTGTCACCCGGTGAGGGCCCTGGACTTCCGCACGCCCGCCAAGGCCAAGCTTATCAACATCTGCATCTGGATCCTGGCCTCTGTCATCGGAGTGCCTGTGATGATCGCTGCTGTTACCAAGGTGACGGATAAAG GAGCCACCGCCTGCACACTCAGATTTCCCAAACCTGAGTGGTACTGGGACACAGTGATGAAAATCTGCGTGTTCATTTTCGCCTTCGTCGTGCCCGTCCTGGTCATCACCATCTGCTACGGCCTCATGATCCTGCGGCTCAAGAGTGTCCGCCTCCTCTCCGGCTCcaaagagaaagacaggaaCATGCGGCGGATCACCCGCATGGTCCTGGTGGTCGTGGCGGCCTTCATCATCTGCTGGACCCCCATCCACATCTTCATCATTGTCAAGACAATGGTGGATATTGACCACAAGGACCCCCTGGTAGTGGCCAGCTGGCATCTGTGCATCGCTCTGGGCTACACCAACAGCAGCCTCAACCCCGTGCTGTACGCCTTCTTGGACGAAAACTTCAAGAGGTGCTTCAGGGACTTCTGCCTGCCCTATCGCGCCCGTCTGGAGCAGAGCAGCTTCACTAGAGCACGCAACAGCACGCGGGAGCCCGCCTCCATTTGTGCTCCCGCGGTGACAGAGAGACCGCCGGCCTGA